One window of Ziziphus jujuba cultivar Dongzao chromosome 5, ASM3175591v1 genomic DNA carries:
- the LOC132803699 gene encoding uncharacterized protein LOC132803699, translating into MELEAEVAKLKEENQELKKKQAEMLEMQKNQLILHPDSVQFNHVQFLMLAILSRFYFPYGNGDDECAAGSKETVLETNADWSMVKHERIVISVVENYGTQAVNIF; encoded by the exons ATGGAGTTGGAAGCAGAGGTTGCAAAGTTGAAAGAAGAGAACCAGGAATTGAAGAAAAAGCAG GCAGAAATGCTAGAAATGCAGAAGAATCAG CTAATATTGCATCCAGATTCAGTTCAATTCAACCATGTCCAATTCTTAATGCTCGCTATCTTAAGCAGATTCTATTTTCCTTATG GCAATGGAGATGATGAATGTGCAGCGGGGAGTAAAGAAACGGTGCTTGAGACGAACGCAGACTGGTCCATGGTGAAGCATGAAAGGATTGTGATTTCTGTGGTTGAAAATTATGGCACTCAGGCTGTAAATATCTTTTAA